aatatctaaaatgttgaattattttatttaaattccacCTTAATGAATATTCAAGCAAATAGATgcaattgttttcaaataaaaaccaatCTCAACCAGATAACAACTAAACTTTTATTAGGTTATGAATAccattagtttattttaatatttgtttttatttttatttttctatacaatctttttgaaaaatatacttCGAAAACACCTAAAAAACGTATACATATTTTGCCGAATGGGACCACTCAGGATATTTAATggttagtaaaaatattttatggacttttcaacaaacacaaacaaaataccCATGATCAAATCTAAAAGAAGTTATATGTctaaaatgaaatggtccatgtatgtaatggcatcacgcgagaacggctggagtgatttggctgaattttttttattcgattcgaaattttcagatggtttgtaaagaaaaaaaattcaaaaactcggaaattttaatttttaataatttacctcgtattcacttctcatttttcttaccgggcgaagccggcgGTCAtctagttttcaataaaaaagtaGTTTCCTATTTTGTAAATGGTGAATACGAATAcgaggtacttttatttttctaatttagaTGAAACAGCAACATTTTATGTTGATTATATACGATacaatttaaagatatttatttttttaatgtgaaaAAGCTTATTTATAGCGAATTTTCTTTCTAAACGTGGAAGTGTTGAAAATAAGGATTTCATTTTACagctaaaatatagaaacaaCTCACAATTCTGATAAAATAGTCAACATTTAGTGAATACCTTtacattatttgaaaaactcaaatgcatttttattttttttggaagaagTCATAATTTTGAAACACCTCTCATATGTTAAATTTAACTTACCAATATAATTTACAGACTTATTTAACAAACGgtcaaataattataaaaataattaaattttaaactaacaACTGCTTTTTGGgagggaaaaattaaaattctatcTACATATTTCAATATCTTGTTTAAAATTGagcaaaatgatttattttttatagagtaaaaactaaaaattaaagaattaaaacgttttgtttgttttgtaaaatatttttaaaatataaaaaatttcatatatattttttttaagtttaaatgtaaaagcttgttttgtttctttaaattacaacatttaagcttaaaaatttcattttttttttattttataatacatataattatttttatattttttcacacattaaaatcttaaaaattattttcaataattacatttaaaagaaatagaGAAAAATAAGCGTTTgtttttaacagaaaaatacaatttcaaaatattacattttgtttttttttttaaatataaaatataataataataataattgttttcatatttcaaataaaattcgaaaatatattgttttaaaagtaataaaattaatcaattacgtgttttttttaaattataattaaattaaaaataagaatttctcACCAGGCAAACTATAAAATAACTTCTTTTCATCTTCTTCTTTAGTTTATTCTTTATGTTAACTTTAATTTACGTTTGCACTAAACCTCTAATATCCGTTCCTATCACTGCTCCACCACCTTGAGTTGCGTTTGTTGCTACTGCGCCAACCGTTGCAGCTCCTCCGCCGATAAATAAAGCTGATGTATCCAATATACTATTGGCTGTTGATCCATTACACAGGTCGCCATTGTCCATTAACATGTCATCATTGAAATCAAGAAAATCACCCAATTCAGAGCCAATAGTTTGTTGtaatgttttcaaatgtttgtCGGCAAGTTCGATGGCGCGTTCGATTTCATCACTCTCATCTTGATGGACTGAAAATGACGAAGAGAAGAAATAATGTTAGAGAATGTTtcgtttatatttaatatttttattaaaaaaaaagttttccgaTTATCTTATTAGTAAGTTTTCCAGTAAAAAACAAGTATGTGGAATTATTGAAAAATGATCATAATTCAATAAGCTTAGTAATAGTGTATTATATTAATTGTTTAAGGtgaagaactgctcatcttttgaggcaactaccaaatcaagccaatttcggatactctgttctgaagtgaagcgtatagtTGTCGGAAACAAATAGTTGTCGGACGTGGCAAGGTTtgaactataaggcgggtgaagcaaaacttcccaaccatttctttctaaatagtttttaacaggtattgctacATGTGGCCAAAcgttgtcatgatagaatattacggtttcatgtctggccgcatattctggacgtttttcgcccaatgatcgcttcaaacgaatcagttccgttcggtacaggtttcctgtgatggtatggccacaccaaatacagagcattaacttagcgccatggtttcgattcggctggttggccgggcttcacatagtatctcttacgcttcgagttatcgcaatggatccatttttcatcgcaagtaatgatttggagcaaaaatcattttcttttatcagcatttcagacacacataatcgtctttcaaggtctcttggctttaattcgtatggtacccaatgacagatatgtaatgcagcactttttaaacagcaaaatgtctagttttacaacatttagaaggtgcataaagaaaattgcataaatggtaatggtttttgttctattacgaacgttaaaaatgtaaaacattatgaGGTTATGGGTAACCTTTAATAAATGCTACAATGTAtattggcaacattttgtgtcagaaaagaaaacgccataatATTCAATACTGTATCCCAAAACCGAAAGCCAtcgttcttaattttttttaaatccgtAACCGcgattattaatttttgtcagttttttgaaaactctACAAAAGATATGTAAACTCATTTTCGATAGTGTTTAATGGTTTCAATTGTAATCAAGCTCTTAGGCTGATTATCAATTGCGACAATATCACAGAATATAAGacattttaatttcaatcgCTCGTTAAACTCACCTGTTgtaaataattctttaaatGCATCTTCTGGCAGGGAATTTAAAACATTCTCCAAATCATGTTCTTCCAGTAAGTGGGTATCACCCAATGGTATAtcatctaaaaaatataaatcaattcaAGACTTAATAAATGCACACGGTTGATAAAATGCCGTAAACTACCTTCTGGACCGCCCAACATTAATTCGGGATCACTTAAACCACCCAAACCAGTATCCGCCGAACTGGCCGAACTATTTTCACATATACTCAACATATCCTGAGTAAGAAAATCATCGGCCGTAGGCAGCGAAGTGGTCGAACCCATACCCGAAGAGGTGAAATTTGAATTGGAGTTGGTGTTTAGCAAATTAATATCGGCCGTAGTAGTTTCGGCTTGAGCATGTTTTTGCGCAGCAAAGGAGAACTGTGAAATGAAATCTCTAAGTTCGGTTGGTGTGGAGGCTGTTGTCGCAGGCGTAGCCGTATTCGTGAAGGTGGTGGAGAAGGAATGTTTATCGTTAATATTACGGGCATGAAGATTTTGCGGCTGCTGGTGATGAGAATGATGATAGTGCTGGGGCTGTTGGTGATTATCATGACCAAAACTAAACAAATGTTGGGGTAAACCATGACCCACCATACCGCTAAGAGGTGCTAAAGCTGGTGGTGGTAAAGATGATGTTGTGTTAGCATTTGCTATAGATGAGGTTACGCCATACAAGTGCTGCTGTTGCAGCTGATGTTGTGGTTGTTGGCgttgatattgttgttgttgttgcgagGTACTGGATGTTGTTGAATGTTGTGAATTGCTGGCTATAGATTCTAAAGATGTCGTACTACTTTTACGTTTCAAACTAGTCGATACTAAACGTGGCATTTGATGATTTGTTACTGCTGCCGCCGTTGTTGTAACCgatttttctacagttttcttAACACGTTTTTGTGGTCTACCCACTGGATTGCCCGTAAAACCAACAGTCATTTTACGTTTACGTGCCTGTTGATTTACTAATGTTGGTCGTTTATTACCATTACCATTACTGTGTTGGTTTGCTGGTAATTGTTGTAatacatgttgttgttgctgctgcttctGCTTATGTTgataattttgtgttttaactACAACACCTCCCGTTGCCGCAGTTGTTGCTACAACATCTGTGTTAATAGTGTTGTTGGCTGATAGTTTTGACGTTGATATTATTGACTCATTCATTATAATGGGATTTGTGGAGATTTTACGTGGTCTTTGCTCGTACAAAAGACGATTGTAAGCATCACGTTTGCGTGCATGTTCCATACACAAGGGCAAATCATGGGTTATATCAAATACTGGTACTCTACATTGTGTATTGTCGGCAAATTTGGCGGTACAGGGCAAGAAGACTTGTTGGGCTGAGTTATAAACGATATGTTGTTGGCAGTGTGAGGCCATTTCCAGGGTATAGGCATCACAACCATTTACGCAACAGCGTTTAACATTGGCGGGTAGTCTGAAatagaaaatcaaattaaacaaattaatttcttgaagtttataaatgtaagtatgtatgtaaaaaaaaaaataaatatctttagaattaaaaagaaagacagataaattatacaaaactattaaatttgtCCGGATTaatatacccagcaaaaaccGTTACTGATTTGGAAGCAGTAGTAATTGGTACAGCATCAAATACTATGCCTTAATGCCTCCAGGATGCAATAGGCAGTTATTTGCTTTACTTTACTGTAtcttttcacaatttttgtaagCTTAATATTGTGAAAAACTAAGAAAGCAAAAAATTAGCAACTGCttccaaaatttgtattttattcaataagctaaaccgagttacgcgaatatatgttttgtaacctcctccattttagaaataacggtatatctcgaaaacaagagcaaactttaaaaaacggTTATCACCAGCGGATTCAGCGTACTCGAATTAGTTTATGCAGTGGAAACAGTGTCACTTACTGtatgtaaaatgaaacaaaagttTCATTCAAATGtgtttaatttagaaattaaagtttcgttaagtatTTAAGATAGAGGAAgttgattttaatattgaatttaattcgAGAACAAAAGTCAAGTTTCTCAAAAAGTTCGCTTAATAAGAAATACATATGAATAGTAATAATAGATACTTactcttttttattttgttcactCTGTTGATATTTTCTCAACAGACGATCGACGCACAACAGACGTCGTCTAGCAACTAGTTTGGGTAATTTTTGCAGAGATCTTGTGGAGAGTAGTTGCATTGCTTGTCGGCGCAGCTGTTGTTTGTACACAGCAATGCGCTCTTCTCGGGCCAATGAACGATTTATCGACTTGTCCATCAACAGGAATTCAGAAGATTTACGAAAATCATACGTGTTAAGCCAATATTGTTGCAGACAATAGGGTAAGCCAGTGGCGGTTGCTAAGTGTGTCGTATCCAAATCTACATGATGTTGGGACATTTTAACTATGGCCACGGCACCTTTGGTTGTGCTGCAACCCATTTGCCAATTGTAGGGTGGTAAATCATAATTGAGATTTGTTGTGTTGGATGAATTTATTTTGCGGGTTTTAGTTGTAATGTGCgttgaatttgtttttgtttttaaattttttacaattgttGTAGTTGGGTCATCGTCGTTGACGTTGATTTTCGTTAAAGTTTCTgaatttgttgatattttattaTCATCAGCATCGAAATCGTTTGGCGTTTGATGTTGTTGAGAGTATAAAGCTGTAGTTGTTGTCGCATTTGTTGTATCATGTTGTATGGAAGACGTATTGatctgttgttgttttataaGTTGGTTTGTTGCGATTGTTTTCGAGGCGGGTATTGACAATTTCTTGTTCACATTTGTTTTGAGTTGTGTGGATAGTGATGAGGGTGGTGCTGTTGTTGGTGGCTGTGCATCAATTTCAGTTTGAGGTTTCACAAATTGTATATTATTCGAAGATTTCTCATTCTGTTGCGGCACCATGGCCATACGAAATATGACATTCACcggtatttcatttaaatcttcAGTTTCGGAATGTTTAACTGGACCACCACTTGCATTGTCCACCGGTTTTAAAGGAGCTGCCGTTGATGTGGATGTTAAGGGTGAAGTGGCTTTCAAAGGTGAAGTAATTGATTTGACATTGTCATTGCAAAGTATCGTTTCGGCCTCTGCGgattttttcgacttttttaaacACTCCACCTTGTGTAAATGCTGTGCCAATGTGTGATTATGAAATTTCGATGGAGGCAGACATTGGGTTGCTGATTGAGCAGGAGTTGGAGGAGGTGGCGGTGCTAACGGAGTATGTACGATAATAGGAGCTACTTTAGCCATGGCAGTTGTAGTCAGCGAGGAGGGATTCATGGTAGTTGTAGTGCTGCCAACAGTTTGTACTGTTGGCGTTACACAACCCATGATGATGGGTGTAGTTTGAgatgtcgttgttgttgttgtggcttTTGGTGACAACACCACATTGGTCACTTGTGGAGCCGTGGATGCCGTCGTTGTTTCCAAAAGCAATGGTGTTTGCCATAATGACGGTGTTGGCGGAGTATACAACGGTGGTGGTGATGTTGATTTTAAATCTCCCTCATACACAGTTGATGAATTAACATAGTTTTGATGTTGTTGATGTAGATGATGGTAATgtggctgttgttgttgcaattGTGGTCTCACAATACAAACATTagttagttttttactattacaATTGTTATTTGCTGTTGCAGTTGTTACTGTTAGAGATTGTATTACATTAGTTTTAGATGTGGGTGCTGTGCAAgtatttattgttgttaatgtggttgatgatgatgttgatgatgacgacgatgatAAAAAAGACGCCTGCGTCTTTAGTGTATTTGATGTTATCTTTCCATTTGTTTCTGTTAAaggtaatttttgttgttgctgttgttgcaatTTTCCAATACTTAATGTTGTTGCTGTAGTCAGATCATTTAATCTGGTACGCGTTTTCTGTAAAGGagattcaaaatttattaatgatttcGAATGAGAATTATGAAAGCATAGgcttttaattagttttttttttattgcatcattgaaaatttgttattccaaaaaattttaaaattataggtAAGAAATGGTGATtgtgacacggaagacaaagatcgcccagactATCCAGAAAAGATTGAAGACCAATAATAGGCGTCATTActgcatgaagattgttgtcgtTATGTATTCATACACTGAGGAAAATATTCCTCTAGTTTAGAAATTCCAGCACGATAAATGGTTACAATCCAAtaaggtacgtgttttgaagtggcatGCCTAATAGTCAGATCTCAagctaattggaaaaaaaattgtaaaaacctaaaattttagacaccaAAATACGGACTCAAAATTTTGGAGTTATAatggaatggcaaaatattttaaaagatacGATGCaatctttaattggttcaaagCATGGTCGTTCTGAAACAGTAAAAACAAGGGACATCCAACGAAATTCTGAGAGATAGTTTtttacttgtcagttaaacgtAGCATAACACGCTGTTAAGTTAAACATGAAACAAAATTAGCCGgcctttaaattttataagaattgCCATACTCTTCAGTCAAAATTACCTCAAAATTGTTCATAaacatattacaatattttaaattttacaacaaaGGCAACCACTGTTTGTGTTTTGACAGTTCTATCTTAGGTTTAAGGTTTAACTGGACAATGATTCTCAgttaagcctagtactctgttcatatttgcgaaaaattatggttttttcatgcgaaaaattttatatgaaagaacATGATcagctgttggttttaatttcgtgcgaaagaagtgctgcttatTAGGGTTCTattagtcgattgttcgaacaatcgactatttcctgaaaaaagtcgaaaagtcccctaaaatatgcagtacaaatttagatattttatttgcaaataaataagaacaggcaggtgtatgtgggttggagaaacttgaagaactaacattagtaaataggtACCGGGCGAAGCTGGGTCGGTCAACTAGTAAACAATAAGAGAAAAACTAAGATTTTAGTTTAGGCTAACTTTAAGTGACAAACTGTcgactgtactacatgtagttcttgtttacaggatacgtcatgtttatcaaaatatcattttttttgttcacatacttagtactcaccaatacctcatgggagattgtgtgatcgcattattttttgctactatttttgagttattgaatttttaatttgtgatattttcataatgcccatattcagtcattatcagtgttgccaattcatggtgaacaaaaagggctaaatacttagaaaaaaggctaaaaaagggctaaaaagtggctaaaaaagggctaatatttttaattaaaaaaatacatacatttgacacaaaaaacaacttagaatgttacatttggctatgccgaatagacaaacaaaaaatgtatgaatataacatacgttcaaatgcaagaaaataagaatatctattcatgtatgttgatccttaacattaaaataacgtaatatggggccacacgtatatcatatgccgatgttttttaagcctcgtatttatcacctggcctgcaaaatgctcctaggcaaatttttttatatgaaagacaaattatgtataaagtaatcctttgtgataacttcgatggaTAATAgtttgataagtgaatatatggcaaatatgcctctcatgtaatgcagaaaaaaaattctaaaaattatacacgacgccggacagaattgattttcattggcaaaaacatacattttgccattagttagtaaacatatcaaaactaagatagccaaaatatgtaaacataaatatttaatttaaattttaaaaaaaattaattttctatatttgatcagataaaaatgatcatagctaaattattatcgataatgaactgaatttttctttctaaattggttggattgaaaacggtatactacatggcatgtgttataaaatattcgttaaagtactatatttacgtcaatacatcgcccagataaagttaaaagtattctctttaaccctatttatgattttgtaaacgcccggacccgcgcgtaaaacattaacaattttattaacaatttttattcaaataacgtccattttctctatattagttatggcatttttttaatgtatggaaggtacaacaatttgtatgtgcttaaattgtttactggttcaacatttttagttaatttttgtcataatatccctgccaatttttttgaactgattttactaattttcaacagcaaaaatttcagatcattagagtaaatatataatttttattagagtaaatatatatggctaaatgaaaataaaaaaggctaaaaaaatggctaaaggctaaattaatttttttgtggctaaacaagattgaaaagggctaaatttagcccaaaaagggttaaattggcaacactggtcaTTATAGACATATCTCGTTTGtacggaaagtaaaattttgtacatttacaaatgaataaatactatatttttttggaatttatatttatgaagagtggcttgattgttatatgcatgaatgtttcattattgcgttttagttttgttgttgtgacccCAATGTCCTCTATATTGGACGACTTAAAAAACCACTTttctcaataaatttttaaaaactataattgcactgttttttatttctcatttgcttccaaaataatataaaagtaattttaaaatgatcaagctcaagcaatcggcatatctgggttaagtttccattgttttgccaATACCACAGGCGCGGATCCACGGGGGGAAGGAAATTTCCCcccaaaaaccaattttttttaaataaataataaaccgaataaagaaaagaaaggaggaataatcaattttaaaaatttttaaataaaaatatattttgatgaaaaagcataacatttttacaagtttattgttttttatatatggaaatGTAACGTTGTTCTCAATGATAGTGGTGATATCTATATGCGATAAATAATTTGTTGCATTAGTTTGTGTCTAAACTATTTGTGTGGTATATAAGTGTGTCATCTACATGCAAAACCATTAGTCATCGAATTGTAGGTCCAAAATTccgatatttttgtttgaattcgtaatacaaaattaaacaattgtttataATCAAAACACTTGTTTgttgaaagttttaaaaatgcaagtgaatttttaaagtgGAAGTATGTGCAATATTTATTATTCAtgatttttctaaaagtatttttttaaatacagtgAATtcgcagaaaaaaaaaacgtcaaaaCGGTTAAtgtaaaccattttttttttattttacatgtccgaaatcTAACCATAAAAGCATTTTGGATCTTGTTCAGTCGTTCcatgtaaaacttttaaaaaaatttacaagaaatgtttgaaaacttctagatttattacttttgcTATACATTTCATGATTCTACATATTTCTATCAATGTGCAAAAgtttgctaaaaattaaaatcggaacttgaaaaaaatttaaaatgaaatttggcTAGAAAAATAATATccatatacacatctgctcaaaataatagatacacctaattggaaaaaatttaaatggcggtaacattgaaaatttcctcgcaagcgttaagaatacatcatattattaaaatttctatctggcaatgtcatgtcagtcaaaaatctggcaactatttgctttcatgttgatttttaaaaacgaatttatttgaattacaaaaaattatttgctcataaaaatagatacacatcagtaatttgtaatttgtttatatacaatttttttttgtgcaattttttgttcctatttacgtgaaacagtaagtataatttaaattttagcaacaattttataaaaaataggactcttttgaagaaaatgggacgaaatcatcattgtaccgaagatgagaaaaaaattgttcaaacgatgagaaatcaaggaaaatcattacgggaaatagcaaagagcataggaagatctttacattttgtccaaaatgctttatctaaaaaacaaaaaagagaaactcgcggtagaccaaagaaaaccagtccagaaacagataggcggatcgtccttatggttaaaaaagaccctttcatatcatcgaaagctatttctgcggagctatgtaacgaaatcagtccacaaacagttcgtcgtcatcttttacaagctaaattgccgggaagaattgccagaaaagtgccactaatgcgccaaaaaaatatcaagacaagattagaatttgctaaagagcacttacaatggtccgggtgtgaaggcgaacaaaaatggagaaatattttatggagcgacgaaacaaaaataaatttgtttggaaacgactgccaaagaaatgtacgccgaccaaaaggaaaagaattccacgttaaatttacaaaaaagacggtaaaacatggcgggggaaacataatggtttggggttgcttttcatggaatggtgttggtccgatattccgaatagaagataccatgaatgctagtgggtatagagacatattggaaaacgtaatgcttccatatgcatcggaaaatatgccattaatatggacattccagcaggacaacgacccaaaacatagttcaagattagttaaaaactggttcttggagaataacgtacctgttttaagctggcccagccaatcccctgatttaaacccaatagaaaacttgtggagtgaattaaagataaggctttcgaaggaagttttcaaaaataaagacgatttatgggagaaaacgcaaaaaaatatggtacgagattccattggagaagtgtcagaacttgatatccagtatgcccagaagagtggagaaagttttacaaaacaaaggtagatatactggatactagctttactttaataataaactaatttttttaagataaaatttattagcttttgtttaataagaatttttaaaaatgtatctattattatgagcaccaaatttttcgaaatttaagaaatttaatttactttataatatttattattaattatgaaatattttgtttttgttttttactctccttttaactataaataaaaatcgactgaattttttttataattttacaatataccattattttttttcgtttttaaaaaataaattttggtgtatctattattttgagcagatgtgtatgtaCATTTGTGTTTTGTTATTACCTTCAGCACAAATCGGCCGATTAGATGGAGTTGTGAGGATATATTTAATGATCCTAATGAAACTAAGAGCTTATTTTCTAAATCCCGGCACCaaaaactaaatacatattaaaaaata
The nucleotide sequence above comes from Calliphora vicina chromosome 1, idCalVici1.1, whole genome shotgun sequence. Encoded proteins:
- the l(3)L1231 gene encoding uncharacterized protein l(3)L1231, which encodes MSCQQASRFITNSSNINNNSKNNHNNSNCKNLNNISNSHNHNNNIIIKGNRNKRGVVVQQEDPYVFTESVPTTPPILFNTQKTRTRLNDLTTATTLSIGKLQQQQQQKLPLTETNGKITSNTLKTQASFLSSSSSSTSSSTTLTTINTCTAPTSKTNVIQSLTVTTATANNNCNSKKLTNVCIVRPQLQQQQPHYHHLHQQHQNYVNSSTVYEGDLKSTSPPPLYTPPTPSLWQTPLLLETTTASTAPQVTNVVLSPKATTTTTTSQTTPIIMGCVTPTVQTVGSTTTTMNPSSLTTTAMAKVAPIIVHTPLAPPPPPTPAQSATQCLPPSKFHNHTLAQHLHKVECLKKSKKSAEAETILCNDNVKSITSPLKATSPLTSTSTAAPLKPVDNASGGPVKHSETEDLNEIPVNVIFRMAMVPQQNEKSSNNIQFVKPQTEIDAQPPTTAPPSSLSTQLKTNVNKKLSIPASKTIATNQLIKQQQINTSSIQHDTTNATTTTALYSQQHQTPNDFDADDNKISTNSETLTKINVNDDDPTTTIVKNLKTKTNSTHITTKTRKINSSNTTNLNYDLPPYNWQMGCSTTKGAVAIVKMSQHHVDLDTTHLATATGLPYCLQQYWLNTYDFRKSSEFLLMDKSINRSLAREERIAVYKQQLRRQAMQLLSTRSLQKLPKLVARRRLLCVDRLLRKYQQSEQNKKELPANVKRCCVNGCDAYTLEMASHCQQHIVYNSAQQVFLPCTAKFADNTQCRVPVFDITHDLPLCMEHARKRDAYNRLLYEQRPRKISTNPIIMNESIISTSKLSANNTINTDVVATTAATGGVVVKTQNYQHKQKQQQQQHVLQQLPANQHSNGNGNKRPTLVNQQARKRKMTVGFTGNPVGRPQKRVKKTVEKSVTTTAAAVTNHQMPRLVSTSLKRKSSTTSLESIASNSQHSTTSSTSQQQQQYQRQQPQHQLQQQHLYGVTSSIANANTTSSLPPPALAPLSGMVGHGLPQHLFSFGHDNHQQPQHYHHSHHQQPQNLHARNINDKHSFSTTFTNTATPATTASTPTELRDFISQFSFAAQKHAQAETTTADINLLNTNSNSNFTSSGMGSTTSLPTADDFLTQDMLSICENSSASSADTGLGGLSDPELMLGGPEDDIPLGDTHLLEEHDLENVLNSLPEDAFKELFTTVHQDESDEIERAIELADKHLKTLQQTIGSELGDFLDFNDDMLMDNGDLCNGSTANSILDTSALFIGGGAATVGAVATNATQGGGAVIGTDIRGLVQT